A stretch of the Ochrobactrum sp. BTU1 genome encodes the following:
- a CDS encoding cytochrome b N-terminal domain-containing protein, whose protein sequence is MSGNHSTYTPSTGIEKWVDERLPLPRLVYDSFVAYPTPRNLNYMYTFGGILSFMLIAQLITGIVLAMHYAADTGIAFNSVEKIMRDVNSGWLLRYMHANGASFFFIAVYLHIARGLYYGSYKAPRELLWILGVVIFLLMMATAFMGYVLPWGQMSFWGATVITGFFTAFPIIGEPIQQLLLGGFAVDNPTLNRFFSLHYLLPFMIVGVVILHVWALHVTGQTNPTGIEVKSKTDTLPFTPYATIKDAFGALVFFIFFAYFVFYMPNFLGHPDNYIPADSLKTPAHIVPEWYFLPFYAMLRAITFNIGPIDSKLGGVLTMFGSIAILFVVPWLDTSKVRSAVYRPLFKLFFWLFVINAIFLGWLGSRPAEGVYTLMAQFGTLYYFAFFIVIMPVLGLIETPKRLPNSITEAVLEKNEGKAEIAPVEIKG, encoded by the coding sequence ATGAGTGGTAATCACTCCACATATACGCCCTCGACCGGCATCGAAAAATGGGTCGACGAACGGCTTCCTTTGCCGCGCCTGGTCTATGATTCCTTTGTTGCCTATCCGACGCCGCGTAACCTGAACTATATGTACACCTTTGGTGGCATTCTCAGCTTCATGCTTATTGCGCAGCTCATCACCGGTATCGTGCTGGCGATGCATTATGCTGCGGATACGGGCATTGCATTCAACTCCGTTGAAAAGATTATGCGTGACGTCAACTCCGGTTGGCTGCTGCGTTACATGCACGCAAACGGTGCATCATTCTTCTTTATCGCCGTTTATCTTCATATTGCTCGTGGTCTTTATTACGGCTCCTACAAGGCACCGCGCGAGCTGCTGTGGATCCTCGGCGTGGTGATCTTCCTTCTCATGATGGCAACCGCCTTCATGGGTTACGTTCTGCCTTGGGGACAAATGTCTTTCTGGGGCGCGACGGTTATCACGGGCTTCTTTACGGCCTTTCCGATAATAGGCGAGCCGATCCAGCAATTGCTGCTCGGTGGCTTTGCCGTTGATAATCCAACGCTCAACCGCTTCTTCTCGCTGCATTACCTGCTGCCGTTCATGATTGTGGGCGTTGTTATCCTGCACGTATGGGCTTTGCACGTAACCGGGCAGACCAATCCGACAGGGATTGAAGTGAAGTCGAAGACAGACACGCTGCCGTTCACGCCTTATGCAACCATCAAGGATGCTTTCGGCGCGCTCGTGTTCTTCATTTTCTTCGCTTACTTCGTCTTCTACATGCCAAACTTCCTGGGCCATCCGGATAACTACATTCCGGCTGACTCGCTGAAGACGCCAGCTCACATTGTTCCTGAATGGTACTTCCTGCCGTTCTACGCGATGCTGCGTGCGATCACCTTCAATATCGGCCCGATCGACTCAAAGCTTGGCGGCGTTCTGACCATGTTCGGTTCGATCGCGATCCTCTTTGTCGTGCCTTGGCTCGATACATCGAAGGTCCGTTCGGCAGTTTACCGCCCGTTGTTCAAGTTGTTCTTCTGGCTGTTTGTCATCAATGCCATCTTCCTTGGCTGGTTGGGTTCGCGTCCGGCTGAAGGCGTCTACACGCTGATGGCCCAGTTTGGCACGCTCTACTACTTCGCATTCTTCATCGTCATCATGCCCGTTCTTGGCTTGATCGAAACGCCGAAGCGTCTGCCGAACTCGATTACCGAGGCCGTGCTGGAAAAGAATGAAGGCAAGGCCGAGATCGCCCCAGTGGAAATCAAGGGCTGA
- the petA gene encoding ubiquinol-cytochrome c reductase iron-sulfur subunit: MSAHDTAEPTRRDFLYIATGMAGVVGVGGLAWPFIDQMRPDASTLAAASIEVDVSSLAEGASLTVKWRGKPVFIRNRTAKEIEDAKTTALGDLKDPNARNANLASDAQATDVARSAGEGKENWIIMIGVCTHLGCVPLGESGSFGGWFCPCHGSTYDTAGRIRSGPAPENMHIPEYAFASDTVIRIG; this comes from the coding sequence GTGAGCGCACACGACACGGCTGAGCCGACACGGCGTGATTTTTTGTATATTGCGACGGGAATGGCGGGTGTCGTCGGTGTCGGCGGACTGGCATGGCCGTTTATCGACCAGATGCGCCCCGACGCTTCGACGCTTGCTGCAGCGTCTATTGAGGTTGATGTTTCTTCTCTCGCAGAAGGCGCATCGCTCACCGTCAAATGGCGCGGTAAGCCAGTTTTCATCCGTAACCGTACGGCCAAGGAAATAGAAGACGCAAAGACAACAGCGCTTGGCGATCTTAAAGATCCGAATGCCCGTAACGCCAATCTTGCTTCGGACGCACAGGCGACCGACGTTGCGCGTTCTGCGGGCGAGGGTAAAGAAAACTGGATCATCATGATCGGTGTTTGTACCCACCTTGGTTGCGTGCCTCTGGGTGAGTCTGGTTCGTTCGGCGGCTGGTTCTGCCCGTGCCATGGCTCGACCTATGACACTGCGGGTCGTATCCGCAGCGGTCCGGCACCGGAAAACATGCACATTCCGGAATACGCATTTGCTTCCGATACGGTCATCAGGATCGGCTAA
- a CDS encoding MaoC family dehydratase produces the protein MSFIEEHLGEELTIGSYTFTAEEIIHFASKFDPQPFHLDAEAAKNSVLGGLCASGWHTTAVFMKLNVASIVEATKDAMKRGEVPPTFGPSPGFENLKWMRPVYAGDTITYKRIVHAVRPLNSRPGWSMLSMSTSAYNQNGDKVLSFDNAAMVKLPA, from the coding sequence ATGAGCTTTATTGAAGAGCATCTTGGTGAAGAACTAACCATCGGCAGCTATACATTCACCGCAGAAGAAATCATCCACTTCGCTTCAAAGTTCGACCCGCAGCCGTTTCATCTGGATGCGGAAGCAGCCAAGAACAGCGTACTGGGCGGCCTCTGTGCGTCGGGTTGGCATACCACAGCAGTCTTCATGAAGCTGAACGTGGCATCCATTGTTGAGGCAACAAAAGATGCAATGAAGCGCGGCGAAGTTCCGCCGACATTTGGCCCCTCACCCGGCTTTGAAAACCTTAAATGGATGCGCCCGGTCTATGCAGGCGACACGATCACCTATAAGCGCATCGTCCATGCGGTCCGCCCTCTCAACTCGCGCCCCGGCTGGTCGATGCTGAGTATGAGCACCAGTGCTTATAACCAAAACGGCGACAAGGTTTTGTCCTTTGACAATGCCGCCATGGTAAAGCTGCCCGCTTAA
- a CDS encoding adenine phosphoribosyltransferase, with protein sequence MESGFKATLKDAIRTIPDYPKPGVQFRDVTTLMGDAQAFRRAVDELVYPYAGNKVDKVAGIEARGFILGGAIAHQLSAGFVPIRKKGKLPRDTVRIAYSLEYGIDEMEMHRDAIEKGERIILVDDLIATGGTAEAAAKLLLQMGANIVAACFIIDLPDLGGRKKLEALGVPVRTLVEFEGD encoded by the coding sequence ATGGAATCCGGGTTCAAAGCCACTTTGAAGGACGCGATCAGAACCATTCCCGATTATCCAAAACCCGGTGTTCAGTTCCGTGATGTCACCACGCTTATGGGCGATGCACAGGCATTTCGCCGTGCGGTGGATGAGCTGGTTTATCCTTATGCCGGAAACAAGGTCGATAAGGTTGCCGGTATCGAAGCACGTGGCTTCATTCTTGGCGGCGCGATTGCGCACCAGCTTTCGGCTGGTTTTGTGCCGATCCGCAAGAAGGGTAAGTTGCCGCGCGATACCGTTCGTATTGCCTACAGCCTGGAGTATGGCATCGACGAAATGGAAATGCACCGCGACGCCATCGAGAAGGGCGAACGCATCATTCTCGTTGACGATCTGATTGCTACTGGTGGCACGGCAGAAGCTGCAGCCAAGCTGCTTCTACAGATGGGTGCGAATATCGTAGCGGCCTGCTTTATCATCGATCTGCCAGACCTTGGCGGACGCAAGAAGCTCGAAGCGCTCGGCGTGCCGGTCCGCACACTTGTCGAATTTGAAGGTGATTGA
- a CDS encoding MaoC family dehydratase gives MTDKTPKYAYEDFTQGLKLPFGPRTVSKEEIIEFAREFDPQPFHLDERAGKASVLGGLAASGWHTVSLFMRMVWDAYLKDSTSQGSPGIEFNRWKRPVLAGDTLSGFSTVLDRRRSKSMPHVGFLTVYNEIVNQRGEVVCELQHTAMVGLRNPEREGDEA, from the coding sequence TTGACTGATAAGACGCCCAAATATGCGTATGAAGATTTCACGCAAGGACTGAAGCTTCCCTTCGGACCACGCACCGTTAGCAAAGAAGAGATTATCGAATTCGCCCGAGAGTTCGACCCTCAGCCATTCCACCTTGATGAGAGAGCTGGCAAGGCAAGCGTCCTTGGAGGTCTGGCTGCTTCGGGCTGGCATACCGTGTCGCTTTTCATGCGCATGGTCTGGGATGCCTATCTTAAAGATTCGACCTCGCAAGGCAGCCCCGGCATAGAATTCAACCGCTGGAAACGGCCTGTTCTTGCAGGCGATACATTGAGCGGTTTCTCAACCGTCCTTGATCGCCGCCGCTCTAAATCCATGCCGCATGTGGGATTCCTCACGGTCTATAACGAGATCGTCAATCAGCGTGGCGAGGTTGTTTGCGAACTACAGCACACCGCCATGGTCGGCCTTCGCAATCCTGAGCGCGAAGGAGACGAAGCATGA
- a CDS encoding 50S ribosomal protein L25/general stress protein Ctc, with protein MSDTYVLKADLRSRVGKGSSRELRRNGLIPAVIYGDKQEPISIAVSYKEIFYKIHGGGFKTTVATIEVDGKKIQVLPKDYQLDPVRDFPQHVDFLRVSAKSVVHVNVPVHFKNEEAAPGIKRGGVLNIVRHDVELIVPANAIPEALEFDLTGLEIGDSVHISAIKLPKGATAAIQDRDFTIATIAAPAGLKSEENAEGEAEANESE; from the coding sequence ATGAGCGATACTTACGTGCTCAAGGCCGATCTGCGCAGCCGGGTTGGTAAGGGGTCCTCCCGCGAACTTCGCCGCAACGGCCTGATTCCTGCAGTCATCTATGGCGACAAGCAGGAGCCAATCTCGATTGCTGTTTCCTATAAGGAAATCTTCTACAAGATCCACGGCGGCGGCTTCAAAACCACTGTTGCTACGATCGAAGTAGACGGCAAGAAGATCCAGGTTCTCCCTAAAGACTACCAGCTGGATCCAGTTCGCGACTTCCCACAGCACGTTGACTTCCTCCGCGTTTCCGCGAAGTCGGTTGTTCACGTCAACGTTCCAGTTCACTTCAAGAACGAAGAAGCAGCACCGGGCATCAAGCGCGGCGGCGTTCTCAACATCGTTCGTCACGACGTTGAACTGATCGTTCCAGCGAACGCGATTCCAGAAGCTCTCGAATTCGACCTCACCGGTCTCGAAATCGGCGATTCGGTTCACATTTCGGCTATCAAGCTGCCGAAGGGTGCAACTGCTGCTATTCAGGACCGTGACTTCACGATCGCCACCATTGCTGCACCTGCCGGCCTCAAGTCGGAAGAAAATGCAGAAGGCGAAGCAGAAGCCAACGAAAGCGAATAA
- the pth gene encoding aminoacyl-tRNA hydrolase — MLLIAGLGNPGPQYAHNRHNIGFMAVDEIFRRHRFSNWQKKFKAEIADGVIDGEKVLLIKPMTFMNLSGQSIGEAMRFYKLTPSDLVVIYDELDLAPAKLRIKTGGGSGGHNGIKSIDAHVQAFPGGKDYRRMRLGIGHPGAKELVHNHVLGDFAKVDNEWLDKLFGAISDNIGLLAKKEDNSFMNRVAVVMGDGNQRPNGFKADPEQAAKAPPKAQSHIRQARQSAAKSNIPASGPMAEMLKKLLGKKD, encoded by the coding sequence ATGCTGCTCATCGCAGGACTTGGCAATCCCGGCCCCCAATATGCGCATAACCGACACAATATCGGTTTCATGGCGGTGGATGAAATATTCCGCCGCCATAGATTTTCTAACTGGCAGAAGAAGTTCAAGGCCGAGATCGCCGATGGCGTGATTGACGGCGAAAAAGTGCTTCTCATCAAGCCAATGACTTTCATGAACCTTTCCGGCCAGTCAATTGGCGAAGCCATGCGCTTCTACAAGCTGACCCCTTCCGATCTCGTCGTGATCTATGACGAGCTTGACCTTGCGCCTGCAAAGCTGCGCATCAAGACGGGCGGCGGTTCCGGTGGTCATAATGGTATCAAATCAATAGACGCCCATGTGCAGGCTTTCCCCGGCGGCAAAGACTATCGCCGTATGCGCCTTGGCATCGGCCATCCGGGCGCAAAAGAGCTGGTTCACAACCACGTTCTGGGCGACTTCGCCAAAGTCGATAATGAATGGCTGGATAAGCTGTTTGGCGCCATCTCGGACAATATTGGCCTGCTGGCCAAAAAAGAAGACAACAGCTTCATGAACCGCGTGGCAGTCGTCATGGGTGATGGCAATCAGCGTCCCAACGGCTTCAAAGCTGACCCTGAACAGGCAGCCAAAGCTCCACCAAAAGCACAGAGCCACATTCGGCAGGCGCGCCAGAGCGCAGCCAAGTCGAACATTCCGGCGAGTGGTCCGATGGCTGAAATGCTGAAAAAGCTTCTTGGCAAAAAGGACTAA
- a CDS encoding cytochrome c1, whose protein sequence is MKNILKSFAAFGIAPLVALGVTMGGAFAAGGGEGEPEHFPIHHPKQEKWTFSGPFGTYDKGQLQRGLKVYKEVCSACHSMNLVAFRTLEDLGYSPEQVKAFAAEYEVQDGPNADGEMFTRKAIPTDHFPSPFANANAAAAANNGAAPPDFSLIAKARAVERGFPTFIFDIFTQYAEAGPDYIHSLLTGYDEQPPAGMHVPEGTHYNPYFIAGKSLAMAKPLSDDQVTYDDGSPQTVDQYARDVSAFLMWAAEPHLEDRKKTGFRVIIFLILFAGLVYIAKRSVWSDVKH, encoded by the coding sequence ATGAAAAACATCCTCAAGAGTTTCGCTGCTTTCGGCATCGCTCCGCTGGTTGCGTTGGGTGTGACGATGGGTGGTGCTTTTGCCGCCGGTGGCGGTGAGGGGGAGCCGGAGCATTTTCCGATCCACCATCCAAAGCAGGAAAAGTGGACCTTCTCTGGCCCATTCGGAACTTATGACAAGGGACAGCTTCAGCGCGGTCTCAAGGTCTATAAGGAAGTCTGCTCTGCTTGCCATTCGATGAACCTGGTGGCCTTCCGCACGCTGGAAGACCTTGGCTATTCACCTGAGCAGGTAAAGGCATTTGCTGCGGAATATGAAGTACAGGATGGCCCGAATGCAGACGGTGAAATGTTCACCCGTAAGGCAATCCCGACTGATCATTTCCCATCGCCATTTGCGAATGCGAATGCAGCGGCTGCAGCTAACAACGGTGCAGCTCCGCCTGACTTCTCGCTGATTGCGAAGGCGCGTGCGGTTGAGCGTGGTTTCCCGACCTTTATCTTCGACATATTTACGCAATATGCTGAAGCGGGTCCGGATTACATCCACTCTCTGCTGACCGGCTATGATGAACAGCCGCCTGCAGGTATGCATGTACCGGAAGGCACGCACTACAATCCGTATTTCATCGCAGGCAAGTCGCTGGCCATGGCTAAGCCACTCAGTGACGATCAGGTGACTTACGATGATGGTTCTCCACAGACGGTGGACCAGTATGCACGTGACGTTTCTGCGTTTTTGATGTGGGCTGCAGAGCCGCATCTGGAAGATCGCAAGAAGACTGGCTTCCGCGTCATCATCTTCCTCATTCTGTTCGCCGGCCTTGTTTACATTGCCAAGCGTTCGGTCTGGTCTGATGTGAAGCACTGA
- a CDS encoding ABC transporter ATP-binding protein/permease yields MKAVYSLFERWVNPFREPDKLRPPSTTLAFLWHFARQAKWPLAASLAVGGLLPLVEAGLFYFTGRLVDILDQAGKGGVERSWSALFQAAGPELLFMGITVLVIRFVVTAINTLLEGQTLSPGFYNMIRWQANSYVQRQSYAFFQNDFAGRIATKVWQAGQAAGDLIESLIQVVWFMAIYSVTTLFLVGRLDWRLAAAVIAWIVAFGLIARHYLPRIRKNAEASAEAGSLINGRIVDSYSNIQTIKLNTVDDDERYMRDGFMRYLGAILPFMRSLTGVRLAMTALSGLMIVTVAAITIDLWTKDAITVGQVSFTLGLVLRLNMLLGRLMMQLNGMLRQLGLIENSMKLVSEPLGLEDKRGAKPLQITEARIDIQNVTFHYGKAAGVLDGINFSIRGGERVGLVGHSGAGKSTLINLILRLYDVEKGAILVDGQDIRDVTQSSLRRAFAVVSQETALLHRSLRDNIMLARDDATDEELAQAARQAEADEFIAKLEDFNGRKSFDAFVGERGVKLSGGQRQRIAIARAILKDAPILILDEATSALDSEVEASIQENLRQLMEGKTVIAIAHRLSTIAALDRLIVMDKGRIVEEGTHEELIAQGGIYAGLWARQSGGFLGINS; encoded by the coding sequence ATGAAAGCGGTTTATAGCCTGTTCGAGCGTTGGGTTAATCCCTTCCGCGAACCGGACAAGCTTAGACCGCCTTCAACAACATTGGCCTTCCTCTGGCATTTTGCGCGACAGGCTAAATGGCCGCTTGCAGCCTCGCTGGCTGTTGGCGGTCTTCTGCCTCTTGTGGAGGCGGGGCTGTTTTATTTTACGGGCAGGCTTGTCGATATTCTCGATCAGGCAGGCAAGGGCGGTGTCGAGCGTAGCTGGTCGGCACTGTTTCAGGCGGCGGGTCCGGAACTTCTGTTCATGGGGATCACGGTTCTTGTGATCCGTTTTGTCGTCACGGCCATAAACACCCTTCTTGAGGGACAGACACTTTCGCCCGGTTTCTACAACATGATCCGCTGGCAGGCGAATTCCTATGTCCAGCGGCAATCCTATGCATTTTTTCAGAATGATTTTGCCGGGCGCATTGCCACCAAGGTCTGGCAGGCGGGGCAGGCGGCAGGTGATCTGATTGAAAGTCTCATTCAGGTCGTCTGGTTCATGGCGATCTATAGCGTGACGACGCTGTTTCTGGTGGGTCGCCTCGACTGGCGGCTGGCTGCTGCGGTGATCGCATGGATCGTGGCTTTCGGCCTGATTGCCCGGCACTATTTGCCTCGCATTCGAAAGAATGCTGAAGCCTCCGCCGAAGCGGGCTCCCTGATCAACGGCCGTATCGTTGATAGCTATTCCAATATCCAAACCATCAAGCTCAACACCGTCGATGACGATGAGCGCTATATGCGCGACGGTTTTATGCGCTATCTCGGGGCAATCCTGCCGTTTATGCGCTCACTGACCGGCGTGCGTCTTGCCATGACCGCCTTGTCAGGTCTGATGATTGTGACTGTGGCAGCAATTACCATCGACCTGTGGACCAAAGATGCCATCACGGTTGGGCAGGTGTCGTTCACGCTCGGTCTGGTGTTGCGCCTTAATATGCTGCTTGGCCGTCTGATGATGCAGCTGAATGGTATGCTGCGTCAGCTGGGGCTGATCGAAAATTCGATGAAGCTTGTTTCCGAACCATTGGGCTTGGAAGACAAGCGCGGTGCAAAACCGTTGCAGATTACCGAAGCGCGCATCGATATTCAGAATGTCACGTTTCATTATGGTAAGGCAGCAGGTGTTCTTGACGGTATCAACTTTTCCATCAGGGGTGGCGAGCGGGTCGGGCTTGTTGGCCATTCAGGGGCGGGCAAGTCGACGCTCATCAATCTGATCCTGCGTCTTTACGATGTTGAGAAGGGCGCGATCCTTGTCGATGGTCAGGATATTCGCGATGTGACGCAATCCTCTCTGCGACGCGCCTTTGCGGTCGTCAGTCAGGAAACAGCGCTGCTGCACCGCTCGCTGCGCGACAACATTATGCTCGCGCGTGATGATGCCACGGATGAAGAGCTTGCTCAGGCTGCACGACAGGCCGAAGCAGACGAGTTCATCGCGAAGCTGGAAGACTTCAATGGACGGAAATCCTTCGATGCTTTTGTCGGTGAGCGTGGCGTCAAGCTTTCGGGCGGTCAGCGTCAGCGTATCGCGATTGCGCGTGCGATCCTGAAAGACGCACCGATCCTCATTCTGGATGAAGCAACCTCGGCACTCGACTCAGAGGTTGAAGCCTCGATCCAGGAGAATCTTCGTCAGCTCATGGAAGGCAAGACCGTTATCGCAATTGCACATCGGCTTTCGACTATTGCAGCTCTTGATCGCCTCATCGTCATGGATAAGGGCCGGATTGTAGAAGAAGGCACCCATGAGGAATTGATTGCGCAAGGCGGAATCTATGCGGGCCTCTGGGCCCGTCAGTCGGGCGGTTTTCTCGGTATAAACAGCTAA
- the ychF gene encoding redox-regulated ATPase YchF — MGFKCGIVGLPNVGKSTLFNALTKTAAAQAANYPFCTIEPNTGEVAVPDPRQNGIAKIAGSKEIIPTRINFVDIAGLVRGASKGEGLGNQFLANIREVDAIVHVLRCFEDDDITHVEGRIDPVSDAETVETELMLSDLESIERRIVQIRKRASSKDKEATTVLPVMEQALELLQNGKPVRLMLKDIAPDDLLILKGLNLLTSKPVLYVCNVAESDAANGNEYSAAVAKMAAEQGAESVIISAAIEAEVAQLADEEAKEYLDAMGLEEPGLDRLIRAGYKLLDLITYFTAGPKETRAWTIRRGTKAPGAAGVIHTDFERGFIRAQTIAYEDYIKFNGEVGAKEAGKARDEGKEYIVHDGDVMLFRFNT, encoded by the coding sequence ATGGGTTTCAAATGCGGCATCGTCGGTCTGCCTAATGTCGGCAAGTCCACGCTTTTTAACGCGCTGACCAAGACTGCGGCAGCACAGGCTGCAAACTATCCATTCTGCACCATTGAACCTAATACTGGCGAAGTGGCAGTTCCCGATCCTCGCCAGAATGGCATTGCGAAGATTGCAGGTTCCAAGGAAATCATCCCGACCCGCATCAACTTCGTTGATATTGCAGGTTTGGTGCGCGGCGCGTCCAAGGGTGAAGGTCTGGGCAACCAGTTCCTCGCCAACATCCGTGAAGTCGATGCGATCGTGCATGTTCTTCGTTGCTTTGAAGACGACGACATCACCCATGTTGAAGGCCGTATCGATCCTGTATCGGACGCTGAAACTGTTGAAACGGAGTTGATGCTGTCGGACCTCGAAAGCATTGAGCGCCGCATCGTTCAGATCCGCAAGCGCGCTTCGTCCAAGGACAAGGAAGCAACGACTGTTCTGCCAGTGATGGAACAAGCACTTGAGCTGCTGCAGAACGGCAAGCCGGTTCGCCTGATGCTGAAAGACATTGCACCAGATGATCTGTTGATCCTCAAGGGTCTTAACCTGCTCACCTCCAAGCCTGTGCTTTATGTCTGCAACGTCGCTGAAAGCGATGCTGCCAATGGCAATGAGTATAGTGCTGCTGTTGCAAAGATGGCTGCAGAACAGGGTGCTGAAAGCGTCATTATTTCAGCTGCGATTGAAGCTGAAGTTGCACAGCTCGCTGACGAGGAAGCCAAGGAATATCTCGACGCCATGGGCTTAGAGGAACCGGGCCTCGACCGTCTTATTCGTGCAGGCTACAAGCTGCTCGACCTCATCACCTATTTCACCGCTGGCCCCAAGGAAACCCGCGCATGGACTATCCGTCGCGGAACCAAAGCTCCGGGCGCTGCTGGCGTGATTCATACGGATTTTGAGCGCGGCTTCATTCGTGCACAGACCATCGCCTATGAGGACTACATCAAGTTCAATGGTGAAGTCGGCGCCAAGGAAGCAGGCAAGGCGCGGGACGAAGGCAAGGAATACATCGTCCATGACGGCGATGTGATGCTGTTCCGCTTCAATACCTGA
- a CDS encoding dihydrofolate reductase family protein: MSDVVYMFAMSLDGFIANDDGSFDWLEQFPPDDGFGFDEFMAGTTGIVMGRDTFDVVRTIPEWPYGPLPVVVATHQKFDNLPASTATMAGTPDELLAKLKAMGADGRIWLMGGGDLARQFLDAGLLDIIDIGTIPVILGSGKPAFKKSSRHWLDLQSAKALHNGAVRSIYRVKR; encoded by the coding sequence ATGAGCGATGTCGTTTATATGTTTGCAATGAGCCTTGATGGCTTCATCGCCAATGATGATGGCAGCTTTGACTGGCTGGAACAGTTTCCGCCGGATGACGGCTTCGGCTTCGATGAGTTCATGGCTGGCACCACCGGCATCGTCATGGGACGTGACACTTTTGATGTGGTTCGTACTATTCCGGAATGGCCTTATGGCCCACTGCCAGTCGTTGTTGCAACGCATCAGAAATTCGACAATCTGCCAGCAAGCACCGCCACTATGGCTGGTACGCCAGATGAACTTCTCGCGAAGTTGAAAGCCATGGGAGCGGATGGCCGCATATGGCTCATGGGCGGCGGTGATCTGGCGCGGCAATTTCTTGATGCTGGCCTGCTTGACATCATCGATATAGGAACTATTCCGGTCATTCTGGGAAGCGGCAAACCGGCTTTCAAAAAATCATCACGCCACTGGCTGGATCTGCAATCCGCCAAGGCGCTTCATAATGGCGCCGTGCGCTCAATTTACCGCGTAAAGCGATAA